In a genomic window of Dehalococcoidia bacterium:
- the tatA gene encoding twin-arginine translocase TatA/TatE family subunit yields the protein MFRGGIGLPELIIILVIVLLLFGATRLPKLAESMGRAVKAFRKAAREEEQSAPRARRRSKEPTKV from the coding sequence ATGTTTCGGGGCGGTATCGGGCTTCCTGAACTTATCATCATCCTGGTAATTGTCCTGCTCCTGTTTGGGGCGACCCGCCTGCCCAAGTTGGCGGAATCCATGGGCAGGGCCGTGAAGGCCTTCCGCAAGGCCGCCCGCGAGGAGGAGCAGTCCGCCCCCCGCGCACGCCGTCGGTCCAAGGAGCCGACGAAGGTATAG
- a CDS encoding TRC40/GET3/ArsA family transport-energizing ATPase, with protein sequence MRIILFTGKGGVGKTSIAAATAVRAADMGYKTIVMSTDIAHSLADSFDHPLGPDPTPIAPNLWGQEIDVLKELERYWSTVRDWLTALLQWQGVDEVVAEEIAIFPGMDELVGLLYITRHAQAGACDVLVVDCAPTGETMRLLSFPDMARWYMRRLFPIGKRTAQTLGPLARVTLGLPVPGEPVFASIESLYQQLEAMQALLTDHQQASVRLVVNAEKMVVKETQRSFTYLNLYGYNVDMVVCNRLIPPDVTDPYFQTWRSSQAKYFQMIQEAFSPVPIFTVPLFSREVVGIEALREMARVLYGDKNPIHIFHLGNPQEIRREGEDHLLLLKLPFAARGDIALLQSSVEELVVQVGSYRRTVFLPRMLVGLGVKDATLEGDTLRIRFQGRASAHAPQATKGPHPHTRKEGT encoded by the coding sequence ATGCGCATCATCTTATTCACCGGCAAAGGGGGAGTAGGCAAGACCAGCATCGCCGCCGCCACTGCCGTGCGCGCCGCCGATATGGGCTACAAGACCATCGTGATGAGCACCGACATCGCCCATTCCCTGGCCGACTCTTTTGACCACCCCCTCGGCCCTGACCCCACGCCTATAGCCCCCAACCTGTGGGGACAGGAGATAGATGTCCTCAAGGAACTGGAGCGCTACTGGAGCACCGTGCGGGATTGGCTCACCGCCCTGCTCCAATGGCAAGGGGTGGACGAGGTGGTGGCCGAGGAAATTGCCATCTTCCCTGGCATGGATGAACTGGTGGGCCTCCTGTACATCACCCGCCACGCCCAAGCGGGGGCGTGCGATGTGCTGGTGGTGGACTGCGCCCCCACAGGGGAGACCATGCGTCTGCTCAGTTTCCCCGACATGGCCCGCTGGTATATGCGGCGCCTTTTCCCCATCGGCAAGCGCACCGCCCAGACCTTGGGGCCGTTGGCCAGAGTAACCCTGGGCCTCCCCGTGCCGGGGGAGCCGGTGTTCGCCAGCATTGAAAGCCTCTACCAGCAGCTGGAAGCCATGCAGGCCCTCCTCACCGACCACCAGCAGGCCTCGGTGCGCCTGGTGGTCAACGCCGAGAAGATGGTGGTCAAGGAGACCCAGCGCTCTTTCACCTACCTCAACCTCTACGGCTACAATGTGGACATGGTGGTGTGCAACCGCCTCATCCCCCCCGATGTTACCGACCCGTACTTCCAGACCTGGCGTTCCAGCCAGGCCAAGTACTTCCAAATGATTCAGGAGGCCTTCTCCCCCGTCCCCATCTTCACTGTCCCCCTGTTCAGCCGGGAGGTGGTGGGGATAGAGGCCCTGCGGGAGATGGCCCGCGTCCTTTACGGGGATAAGAACCCCATCCACATCTTCCACCTGGGCAACCCCCAGGAAATCCGCCGGGAGGGGGAGGACCACCTGCTCTTGCTGAAACTGCCCTTCGCCGCTCGGGGCGACATCGCCCTTCTGCAGAGCAGTGTGGAGGAACTGGTGGTGCAGGTGGGGTCGTATCGGCGCACTGTGTTCCTGCCCCGCATGCTGGTGGGCCTGGGGGTGAAAGACGCCACCTTGGAGGGCGACACTTTGCGCATCCGCTTCCAGGGGCGCGCCTCGGCCCACGCCCCGCAAGCCACCAAAGGCCCACACCCGCATACCAGAAAGGAGGGGACATGA
- the rplJ gene encoding 50S ribosomal protein L10, translating to MPSEKNRQAVAALKERLGRSTLIISTSFTGLPVSAMTDLRRRLREKGLEYKVVRNTLATIAAREAGREGLKDILQGPTGLVLTQKDPVEAVKGFEEVLKAIRLPLTVRGALLDGQVLTPAQLTALTTLPPKPVLIATLVGRVRGPMAALAGHVKSPMVALVGVLQGPIQSLATVLKRAAQKQGEPSTASPA from the coding sequence ATGCCCTCGGAGAAGAACCGCCAGGCCGTCGCCGCCCTGAAGGAGCGGTTGGGCAGAAGCACCCTGATCATCAGCACCAGTTTCACGGGCCTGCCTGTGTCGGCTATGACCGACCTGCGCCGCCGCCTGCGGGAGAAGGGGCTGGAATACAAGGTCGTCCGCAACACCCTGGCCACCATCGCTGCCCGCGAGGCGGGGCGGGAGGGCCTCAAGGACATCCTGCAGGGGCCAACAGGTCTGGTGCTCACCCAAAAGGACCCGGTGGAGGCGGTGAAAGGGTTCGAGGAGGTGCTCAAAGCCATACGCCTTCCCCTAACGGTGCGGGGCGCTCTGCTGGACGGGCAGGTGCTGACCCCCGCTCAACTGACGGCCCTGACCACCCTGCCCCCCAAGCCAGTGCTCATTGCCACCCTGGTAGGGCGTGTGCGGGGCCCCATGGCCGCCCTGGCAGGGCACGTGAAAAGCCCTATGGTGGCCCTGGTAGGGGTGTTACAGGGGCCGATACAGTCCCTGGCTACCGTGCTCAAGCGTGCGGCCCAGAAGCAGGGGGAGCCTTCCACGGCATCCCCCGCCTAA
- a CDS encoding FAD-binding oxidoreductase — protein sequence MSERRDVVVIGAGVNGVSTAYFLARKGVKRVLLLEREGVASGATGRSAALVRMHYTNPWDALLALRSWEMFQHWNDLVGGECGFRTTGFLLLAAHHDREHLLANIQMLQSIGVNTCYLPPEDVRLAYPYMVTDDLAGAAYEPESGYADGSDTTHSLLRAARREGVEVRLGTPALRLLVEKGRITGVETPQGPIATGTVVVAAGAWAAPLLATAGVTLPITPMRIGAGIVVRPAQVPFHPVVIDRSIGFYFRPDGVQEARLTLVGVHGREHRTPADPDAFRREPTYEEVELTIQRLVRRIPGMADAYWKRTWCGVDGYTPDGHMVLGAVPEVQGLYVAGGSSGTGFKTGPAVGLCMAEVIVEGRAHTVDITAFRPTRFAEGQPLVSPHEYRVSA from the coding sequence ATGAGCGAAAGGCGTGATGTGGTGGTCATCGGGGCGGGGGTGAACGGGGTGAGCACGGCTTATTTCCTGGCACGCAAGGGGGTGAAGCGCGTCCTTCTGCTGGAGCGGGAGGGGGTGGCATCGGGGGCCACGGGGCGCTCGGCTGCCCTGGTGCGCATGCACTATACCAACCCCTGGGACGCCCTGCTGGCCTTGCGCAGTTGGGAGATGTTCCAACACTGGAACGACCTGGTGGGGGGCGAATGTGGCTTCCGCACGACGGGGTTCCTTCTGCTGGCCGCCCACCACGACCGGGAGCACCTGCTGGCCAACATCCAGATGCTCCAATCAATAGGGGTGAACACCTGCTACCTGCCCCCGGAGGATGTGCGCCTGGCCTACCCGTATATGGTCACTGACGACCTGGCCGGGGCAGCCTACGAGCCGGAGAGCGGATACGCCGACGGCTCCGATACCACCCACAGCCTCCTGCGGGCGGCGCGACGGGAGGGGGTGGAGGTGCGCCTGGGCACCCCCGCCCTGCGCCTGCTGGTGGAGAAGGGGCGCATCACCGGTGTGGAGACGCCTCAGGGCCCCATCGCCACAGGGACAGTGGTGGTCGCAGCGGGGGCGTGGGCCGCTCCCCTGCTGGCCACGGCCGGCGTCACCCTGCCCATTACGCCCATGCGCATCGGGGCGGGGATCGTGGTGCGTCCGGCGCAGGTGCCCTTCCACCCCGTCGTCATTGACCGCTCCATCGGGTTCTACTTTCGCCCCGACGGGGTGCAGGAGGCACGCTTGACCCTGGTGGGGGTGCACGGGCGGGAGCACCGCACCCCTGCCGACCCCGACGCCTTCCGCCGTGAGCCGACGTACGAGGAGGTAGAGTTGACCATCCAACGGCTGGTGCGCCGTATCCCTGGCATGGCCGATGCTTACTGGAAGCGCACCTGGTGCGGGGTGGACGGCTATACGCCCGATGGGCATATGGTGCTGGGGGCGGTGCCAGAGGTGCAGGGTCTGTATGTGGCGGGGGGGAGCAGTGGCACCGGCTTCAAGACAGGGCCGGCGGTGGGGCTGTGCATGGCGGAGGTGATTGTGGAGGGGCGGGCGCACACGGTGGACATTACCGCCTTCCGCCCCACCCGCTTCGCCGAAGGGCAGCCCCTGGTCAGCCCCCACGAATACCGTGTGTCAGCCTAA
- the recO gene encoding DNA repair protein RecO, whose protein sequence is MGNPRLTQVQAIILKDREVGEADRLVCLFTLERGKVWARAAGVRKPTSRLGGHLQPLCHSRVLLARGRERDVVSQAEALHTFPGLRGDLRRLAQALACAEVVEGLTAEEQANPRIYHLLLHTLEGLEAGEGEVLLRWYEVQMLDALGVVPHLFACAECGAPLFPQPQYTFRVPVGVVCGGCTSHGGAFLSLSLEGLKVLRWLARHDYAQVRTLRLGPVGAEVERLLRETFRWHLEREVRAAAFGERVGGYPPVGGRAF, encoded by the coding sequence ATGGGGAATCCCCGTCTGACCCAGGTGCAGGCCATCATCCTGAAGGACAGGGAGGTGGGCGAGGCGGATCGCCTGGTGTGTCTGTTCACCCTGGAACGGGGGAAAGTGTGGGCACGGGCCGCCGGCGTGCGCAAGCCCACCAGCCGGCTGGGGGGCCACCTGCAACCCCTCTGCCACAGCCGCGTGCTCCTCGCGCGGGGGCGGGAGCGGGATGTGGTCTCCCAGGCGGAGGCCCTGCACACCTTCCCTGGCCTGCGGGGGGATTTGCGGCGCTTGGCCCAGGCTTTAGCCTGCGCCGAGGTGGTGGAGGGCCTCACCGCCGAGGAGCAGGCCAATCCCCGCATCTACCACCTCCTCTTGCACACTTTGGAAGGGTTGGAGGCAGGGGAGGGGGAAGTGCTCCTGCGCTGGTATGAGGTGCAGATGCTGGATGCCCTGGGGGTAGTGCCCCACCTGTTCGCCTGCGCAGAGTGTGGGGCACCCCTTTTCCCCCAGCCCCAGTATACTTTTCGCGTGCCGGTGGGGGTTGTGTGTGGGGGATGCACCTCCCACGGGGGGGCGTTCTTATCCCTCTCTCTGGAGGGGCTGAAGGTGCTGCGCTGGCTGGCCCGCCACGACTACGCCCAGGTGCGCACCCTGCGCTTGGGGCCGGTGGGGGCCGAGGTGGAGCGCCTCTTGCGGGAGACCTTCCGCTGGCATCTGGAGCGGGAGGTGCGGGCTGCCGCCTTCGGGGAGCGGGTGGGAGGATACCCCCCCGTCGGGGGACGGGCATTTTGA
- the gyrB gene encoding DNA topoisomerase (ATP-hydrolyzing) subunit B — protein sequence MVDLKDKAAGVQEYTAESIQVLEGLEAVRRRPGMYIGSTDQRGLHHLVYEIVDNAVDEALAGYCNRILVTLGGDDSVRVEDNGRGIPVEPHPVTGKSALETVMTTLHAGAKFGNGTYKVAGGLHGVGASVVNFLSERFQVEVRRNGRLYRQEYQRGRPITPVQDIGPAEGTGTTVTFLPDSTIFAKRDYDFDTLAQRFREVAYLVPGLEITLADQRTGEEKTFYFEGGVASMVAHYNRTRQPLHPVLAFSRTVEGVQVDCALQYTDEVNEAIFTFANCIPTPEGGSHLTGLRSALTRAINDYARKQKLLKDDQPNLQGEDVREGLTAVLAVRLPNPQFEGQTKTKLGNPEVKGIVDSVVGEALTIYLEDHPADAARIVGKCITAAKAREAARRAREMVLRKNALDGTSLPGKLADCSERDPALCELFIVEGESAGGSAKMGRDRRFQAILPLKGKILNVEKARPDKVLSHEEIRALVAALGVGMGEDINLAKLRYHRVIIMTDADVDGSHIRTLLLTFFFRTMRPLITHGHLYIAQPPLYRIQAGKQVEYAYSEAQKDTILKRLEKAKGVVIQRYKGLGEMNPEQLWETTLNPATRSILQVTLEDARRADELFTILMGDQVEPRKNFIFAYARQVRNLDV from the coding sequence ATGGTCGACCTGAAGGATAAGGCGGCAGGCGTGCAGGAGTATACAGCCGAGTCCATTCAAGTGCTGGAGGGTCTGGAGGCGGTGCGCCGCCGCCCGGGCATGTACATAGGGAGCACCGACCAGCGAGGCCTCCACCACCTGGTCTACGAGATCGTGGACAACGCCGTGGACGAGGCCCTGGCGGGCTACTGCAACCGCATCCTCGTCACGCTCGGAGGGGACGACTCGGTGCGGGTAGAGGATAACGGGCGGGGCATCCCTGTGGAGCCCCACCCTGTCACGGGCAAATCGGCCCTGGAGACGGTCATGACCACCCTGCACGCCGGGGCCAAGTTCGGCAACGGCACCTATAAGGTCGCGGGGGGGCTGCACGGGGTCGGGGCCTCGGTGGTCAACTTCCTCTCCGAACGCTTTCAGGTGGAGGTGCGCCGCAACGGTCGCCTCTACCGCCAGGAATACCAGCGGGGACGCCCCATCACCCCCGTTCAGGATATCGGCCCCGCCGAGGGCACAGGCACCACCGTCACCTTCCTGCCCGATAGCACCATCTTCGCTAAGCGGGATTACGACTTTGACACCCTTGCCCAGCGCTTTCGGGAGGTGGCCTACCTGGTGCCCGGCCTGGAGATCACCCTGGCCGACCAGCGCACGGGGGAGGAGAAGACTTTCTACTTTGAGGGGGGCGTGGCCAGCATGGTGGCCCACTATAACCGCACCCGCCAGCCCTTGCACCCCGTGCTGGCCTTCTCCCGCACGGTGGAGGGGGTGCAGGTGGATTGCGCCCTGCAGTACACCGACGAGGTGAACGAGGCCATCTTCACCTTCGCCAACTGCATCCCCACCCCCGAAGGGGGGAGCCACCTCACCGGCCTGCGCTCGGCCCTCACCCGCGCCATCAACGACTACGCCCGTAAGCAAAAACTCCTCAAGGACGACCAGCCCAACCTCCAGGGGGAGGATGTGCGGGAGGGCCTCACGGCGGTGCTCGCCGTGCGCCTGCCCAACCCCCAGTTTGAGGGGCAGACTAAGACCAAACTGGGCAACCCCGAGGTGAAGGGCATCGTGGACTCGGTGGTGGGGGAGGCCCTCACCATCTACCTGGAGGACCACCCCGCCGACGCCGCCCGCATCGTGGGCAAGTGCATTACTGCCGCCAAGGCCCGCGAGGCGGCGCGGCGCGCCCGGGAGATGGTTTTGCGCAAGAACGCCCTGGACGGCACCTCCCTCCCCGGCAAACTGGCCGACTGCTCCGAACGGGACCCCGCCCTGTGCGAACTGTTCATCGTGGAGGGGGAATCGGCCGGCGGCTCCGCCAAAATGGGGCGCGACCGGCGCTTCCAGGCCATCCTCCCCCTCAAGGGCAAAATCCTCAATGTCGAGAAGGCCCGCCCCGACAAGGTCCTCTCCCACGAGGAGATACGCGCCCTGGTGGCCGCCCTGGGCGTGGGCATGGGCGAGGACATCAACCTCGCCAAACTCCGCTACCATCGCGTTATCATCATGACCGACGCCGATGTGGACGGGAGCCACATCCGCACGTTGCTGTTGACCTTCTTCTTCCGCACCATGCGCCCCCTTATCACCCACGGCCACCTCTACATCGCCCAGCCCCCCCTCTACCGCATCCAGGCGGGCAAGCAGGTGGAATACGCCTACAGCGAGGCCCAGAAGGACACCATCCTCAAGCGCCTGGAGAAGGCTAAAGGGGTGGTCATTCAACGCTATAAGGGCCTGGGGGAGATGAACCCCGAGCAGTTGTGGGAGACCACCCTCAACCCCGCCACCCGTTCCATCCTCCAGGTAACCCTAGAGGACGCCCGTCGCGCCGACGAACTGTTCACCATCCTGATGGGCGACCAGGTGGAGCCCCGCAAGAACTTCATCTTCGCCTATGCCCGTCAGGTGCGCAACTTGGATGTGTAA
- the rplL gene encoding 50S ribosomal protein L7/L12, with protein sequence MTKEQILEGILQLPVMDVAWLAKQLEEKFGVSAAPAVAVAAPVDPAAPAAAPAPAAAPAAPPAEEKTEFTVVLKEVGPNKINVIKAVREVVPGLGLKEAKDLVEAAPKPVKEHVSKEEAQKIKEKLEAAGAKVTLE encoded by the coding sequence CTGACCAAAGAGCAAATCCTCGAAGGCATCTTGCAACTGCCCGTGATGGATGTGGCGTGGCTGGCCAAGCAGTTGGAGGAGAAGTTTGGCGTGAGCGCGGCGCCGGCGGTAGCGGTGGCCGCCCCTGTGGACCCAGCCGCCCCCGCCGCCGCTCCTGCGCCTGCGGCCGCCCCCGCTGCGCCCCCCGCCGAGGAGAAGACCGAGTTCACCGTCGTCTTGAAAGAGGTGGGCCCCAACAAGATCAACGTCATCAAGGCGGTGCGGGAGGTGGTGCCCGGCTTGGGCCTGAAGGAGGCCAAGGACCTGGTAGAGGCGGCCCCCAAGCCCGTCAAAGAGCACGTCTCCAAAGAGGAGGCCCAGAAGATCAAGGAGAAACTGGAGGCTGCGGGCGCCAAAGTGACCCTGGAGTAG
- a CDS encoding MmgE/PrpD family protein: MSVTATLVEWVTACRGEALPPAVRERVKGLFLDALACACIGSRQRWTQKVAQMVRGMGAQGPCTVVGYPWTTAPSLAALVNGCAVGGFELDHALGEASAHPSSAVGPAVLALGQALRASGERVVRALVLGYEAQCRIGLAVGRGVEDERGFHGPGTNGPLGAAVGAGVLLGLTPQQMAWALGNAGSHGAGLMAFAAEGAMTKRLHHGRSAQTGLECALLAQEGFTGPSQVLEGARGFFHAFSPTPRPQQVTEGLGTVWRLEGIFVKRYPCHASIQGVVEGLVRLRREGLRAEQVERVRVVGPPRLLHRHAEKTPRTLLAAQESLPFCVAWALLGNPEDPWSLTEALLTEPAYLGLAQRVEIEVDAQAFATPPLSFLGSEVTVETAFGVRRFCGWPFPGAPGHPLPWEGVVQKFRACAVPVLGEERTQAVVQKVAHLEAEGDISSLAGLLAGT, encoded by the coding sequence ATGAGCGTTACAGCGACGCTGGTGGAGTGGGTAACGGCATGCCGAGGGGAGGCTCTCCCGCCGGCGGTGCGGGAGCGGGTGAAGGGGCTTTTCCTGGATGCGTTGGCGTGTGCCTGCATTGGGAGCCGCCAACGGTGGACGCAGAAGGTGGCCCAGATGGTGCGGGGGATGGGGGCGCAGGGGCCGTGCACGGTGGTGGGCTATCCCTGGACGACGGCCCCCTCGTTGGCGGCGCTGGTGAACGGGTGCGCGGTGGGAGGGTTTGAGTTGGACCACGCCCTGGGGGAGGCGTCGGCCCATCCCAGCAGTGCGGTGGGGCCGGCGGTGCTGGCCCTGGGGCAGGCCTTGCGGGCATCGGGGGAGCGGGTTGTGCGGGCATTGGTGCTGGGCTATGAGGCCCAGTGCCGCATCGGCTTGGCGGTCGGGCGGGGGGTGGAGGACGAGCGGGGCTTCCACGGCCCCGGCACCAACGGCCCCCTGGGGGCGGCCGTGGGAGCGGGGGTTCTGCTGGGCCTGACGCCCCAGCAGATGGCCTGGGCACTGGGGAACGCCGGCTCCCACGGGGCGGGGCTGATGGCCTTCGCCGCCGAGGGGGCCATGACCAAGCGCCTGCACCACGGGCGGTCGGCCCAGACGGGGCTGGAGTGTGCCCTGCTAGCGCAGGAGGGGTTCACCGGCCCCAGTCAGGTGCTGGAGGGGGCACGGGGCTTCTTCCACGCCTTTTCGCCCACTCCCCGCCCCCAGCAGGTTACCGAGGGCTTGGGGACGGTGTGGCGTTTGGAGGGCATTTTTGTGAAGCGCTACCCCTGCCACGCCAGCATCCAGGGGGTGGTGGAGGGGCTGGTGCGCCTGCGGCGGGAGGGCCTGCGGGCGGAGCAGGTGGAGCGGGTGCGAGTGGTGGGGCCGCCCCGTCTGCTCCACCGCCACGCCGAAAAGACCCCCCGCACCCTCCTGGCTGCCCAGGAGAGCCTCCCCTTCTGCGTGGCGTGGGCGCTGCTGGGCAACCCGGAGGACCCGTGGTCATTGACCGAGGCTCTGCTCACGGAGCCGGCCTACCTGGGCTTGGCCCAGCGGGTGGAGATAGAGGTGGACGCCCAAGCCTTCGCCACGCCTCCCTTGTCCTTCCTCGGCTCGGAGGTTACGGTGGAGACCGCGTTCGGCGTGCGGCGCTTCTGCGGGTGGCCCTTCCCCGGTGCGCCGGGGCATCCTTTGCCCTGGGAGGGGGTGGTGCAGAAGTTTCGGGCGTGTGCGGTGCCCGTGCTCGGGGAGGAGAGGACCCAGGCCGTAGTGCAGAAGGTGGCTCACCTGGAGGCAGAGGGGGACATATCTTCCCTGGCGGGGCTTCTGGCGGGCACCTAG
- a CDS encoding acetyl-CoA carboxylase biotin carboxylase subunit: MFRAVLVANRGECACRIIRTLKRMGIRAVAVYSEADTRARHVQMADEAVPIGPPEPAQSYLNIPRLVEAARATGCQAVHPGWGFLAQNPAFARACAQAGLKFIGPRPEVMERMGDKVLARHLAREAGLPLAPGSPEAVTDEEAVRIAQAIGFPVMIKAAAGGGGVGIRVATSLADLRDLLPRARRLAQGAFGSDKVYVERYIRDAAHIEVQVLGDEHGTLVHLGERECSVQRRNQKIVEETPSPKLNDAQRQRLVAAALALARHIGYTNAGTVEFLWSPEGEFYFLEMNTRLQVEHPVTEMVTGLDIVELQVRIAMGEPLPFRQEDVVPRGHSVEGRVYAEDPDTFVPTGGTVERVVEPQGEGIRVDSALVPGYQVPLFYDAMLAKVIAWAPTREQAIARLDAALKGLVVEGVRTNIPTLRAVLGDPTFLLGTYTTQVLARLTAVPQRRVASTPTSAAVSTDPEAVLHEAERRSFLDPRWDGRAEAVAAALAVAWAWEGFSAPAPSAWREQGKMHQMLTRLGVGL; encoded by the coding sequence ATGTTCCGTGCGGTGCTTGTTGCCAACCGTGGGGAGTGCGCCTGCCGCATCATCCGCACTTTGAAGCGGATGGGCATACGCGCTGTTGCCGTCTACTCGGAGGCGGATACCCGCGCCCGCCATGTGCAGATGGCCGACGAGGCGGTGCCCATTGGCCCCCCCGAGCCTGCCCAGAGTTACCTGAACATCCCCCGCCTGGTGGAGGCGGCACGGGCGACAGGATGCCAGGCGGTGCACCCTGGGTGGGGTTTCCTTGCCCAGAACCCCGCCTTCGCCCGCGCCTGCGCCCAGGCGGGGCTGAAGTTCATTGGCCCCCGCCCCGAGGTGATGGAGCGTATGGGGGATAAGGTGCTGGCACGGCACCTGGCACGGGAGGCCGGCTTACCCCTGGCCCCTGGTAGCCCCGAGGCTGTGACCGACGAGGAGGCGGTGCGCATCGCCCAGGCCATCGGCTTCCCGGTGATGATCAAGGCGGCGGCGGGGGGTGGGGGTGTGGGTATTCGGGTGGCTACCTCCCTGGCGGACCTGCGCGACCTGCTCCCTCGGGCGCGCCGATTGGCCCAGGGCGCTTTCGGATCGGACAAGGTCTATGTGGAGCGGTACATTCGCGACGCCGCCCACATTGAGGTGCAAGTGCTGGGGGATGAGCACGGCACCCTGGTGCACCTGGGGGAGCGGGAGTGCTCGGTGCAGAGGCGCAACCAGAAAATCGTGGAGGAGACACCCAGTCCCAAACTGAACGACGCCCAGCGCCAGCGCCTGGTGGCGGCTGCTTTGGCCCTGGCCCGCCACATCGGGTACACCAACGCCGGCACCGTGGAGTTCCTCTGGTCGCCCGAGGGCGAGTTCTACTTCCTGGAGATGAACACCCGCCTGCAGGTGGAGCACCCCGTGACGGAGATGGTAACCGGGCTGGACATTGTGGAGTTGCAAGTGCGCATAGCGATGGGAGAGCCTCTCCCCTTCCGCCAGGAGGACGTGGTGCCGAGGGGGCATAGTGTGGAGGGGCGGGTGTATGCCGAGGACCCCGACACCTTCGTCCCCACGGGGGGAACAGTGGAGCGAGTGGTGGAGCCCCAGGGGGAGGGGATACGGGTGGATAGCGCCCTCGTGCCGGGGTACCAGGTGCCCCTGTTTTACGACGCTATGCTGGCCAAGGTGATCGCCTGGGCACCCACGCGGGAGCAGGCCATTGCGCGCCTGGACGCCGCCCTGAAGGGCCTCGTGGTGGAGGGGGTGCGCACCAACATCCCCACCTTGCGGGCGGTGCTGGGGGATCCGACCTTCCTCCTGGGCACTTATACCACCCAGGTGCTGGCCCGTTTGACGGCGGTGCCCCAGCGGCGCGTGGCCTCCACACCCACCTCTGCGGCGGTGTCCACTGACCCCGAGGCGGTGCTCCACGAGGCGGAGCGCCGTTCCTTCCTGGACCCCCGTTGGGATGGCAGAGCAGAGGCGGTGGCGGCAGCGTTGGCCGTGGCCTGGGCGTGGGAGGGGTTTTCCGCCCCGGCGCCTTCGGCGTGGCGGGAGCAGGGCAAGATGCACCAGATGCTGACGCGTCTGGGGGTGGGGCTATGA